A region from the Arachis ipaensis cultivar K30076 chromosome B01, Araip1.1, whole genome shotgun sequence genome encodes:
- the LOC107610525 gene encoding uncharacterized protein LOC107610525, whose protein sequence is MAEFRQYIDESHYDLVNLLTHQMATILNPILDDNESKYDQLVKQVERIARIVDYDEGEPIPQDLVVDQEDIRYNEESVFNNPERKENIPYLVRQDQNTDEVLNRLHTAWISLPVQMTEVPIGVKNPKIITKFVGDIGESTVEHIACYMVELENLADNENLRMKFFSASLTKNVFTWFSNLRPSSILTWEQLENTFHAQFYRAKLNVLLTNLLTIERDDGESIDDYIIRFKNARNRCYVSVPESEIVKIAIKGLGLYMRRKLLNMHIPDLPIWLREFDKLKK, encoded by the exons ATGGCTGAGTTTCGACAATATATTGACGAAAGCCATTATGATTTAGTCAACTTGTTGACTCATCAGATGGCTACTATTTTGAATCCTATCCTGGATGACAATGAGTCAAAATATGATCAACTGGTTAAACAAGTCGAGAGAATTGCTCGAATTGTCGATTATGATGAGGGGGAGCCTATTCCCCAAGATTTGGTAGTAGATCAGGAGGACATAAGATATAATGAGGAGAGTGTATTTAACAATCCTGAAAGGAAAGAAAATATCCCTTATCTCGTTCGACAAGATCAAAATACTGATGAAGTTTTGAATAGACTTCACACAGCGTGGATATCATTACCAG TGCAAATGACAGAAGTACCAATAGGTGTGAAAAATcctaaaataattacaaaatttgtAGGAGATATTGGAGAGTCAACTGTCGAGCATATAGCTTGCTATATGGTCGAATTAGAAAATTTGGCAGATAATGAAAACCTGAGAATGAAGTTTTTTTCTGCTTCATTAACAAAAAATGTTTTCACTTGGTTTTCAAATCTGAGACCCAGTTCAATTTTAACATGGGAACAATTGGAAAATACTTTTCATGCTCAATTTTATAGAGCAAAATTGAATGTCTTGTTGACAAATTTGCTTACAATAGAACGAGATGATGGAGAATCGATAGATGACTATATAATTCGATTCAAAAATGCTCGCAATCGATGTTATGTGTCAGTCCCTGAAAGCGAGATCGTCAAAATAGCCATCAAAGGTCTTGGCTTGTATATGCGTCGAAAATTACTCAATATGCATATTCCTGATTTACCTATTTGGCTGAGAGAGTTCGACAagttgaaaaaataa
- the LOC107618956 gene encoding uncharacterized protein LOC107618956, which yields MARTTTIPHRTLGVLVILLAFSHLLMCLKAVPITRSESLMQGSQGHAVLVLQSSNHKDEDMNKDEKTERMDLELLDYQPPGANGHHTPKAP from the exons ATGGCAAGAACTACTACTATTCCACATCGTACCTTGGGTGTGCTAGTGATTCTTCTTGCGTTTTCTCATCTTCTTATGTGCTTGAAAGCAGTTCCAATTACAA GAAGTGAAAGCCTCATGCAAGGTTCTCAAGGTCATGCTGTCCTTGTCCTGCAGAGTAGTAACCACAAG GATGAGGATATGAATAAAGATGAAAAAACAGAGAGAATGGATTTGGAACTGCTAGACTACCAACCACCGGGGGCTAATGGTCATCACACTCCAAAAGCACCGTGA